One genomic window of Marinobacter gudaonensis includes the following:
- the rpmE gene encoding 50S ribosomal protein L31, with product MKEGIHPKYEEITATCSCGNSFKTRSTYTQDLQLDVCSQCHPFYTGKQKVMDTGGRIDRFQKRFGGRIGGKKD from the coding sequence ATGAAAGAAGGTATCCATCCCAAGTACGAAGAAATCACCGCCACCTGTTCCTGCGGTAATTCCTTCAAGACCCGGTCTACCTACACCCAGGATCTGCAGCTGGACGTGTGTTCACAGTGCCACCCGTTCTACACCGGCAAGCAGAAGGTTATGGATACCGGTGGTCGTATCGATCGCTTCCAGAAGCGTTTCGGCGGTCGTATTGGTGGCAAGAAAGACTGA
- the ptsP gene encoding phosphoenolpyruvate--protein phosphotransferase — MLSILRSLVQEVNSARDLQEALDIIVSRVQKAMGTEVCSVYLLDPATNRYILMATEGLYRKAVGQVSLAYSEGLVGLVGSREEPINLEDAPSHPRYRYFPETGEERFRSFLGVPIIHHRRVLGVLVVQQRESSRCFDEGEEAFLVTVSAQLAGVIAHSEATGAISGLSLTGEEAHDVSFNGVPGAPGVAIGQSVVVYPAADLDVVPEKPTDDVDQELELFHAAVTAVREDIERVAKRLASQLRPEEQALFDVYLRMLGDDALPGEVANKIREGIWAQGALKQVVQQYVRHFEMMDDHYLQERAVDIRDLGRRLLSHLQEGEQKHLNYPERTVLVSEELTPAMLGEVPKGQLVGLVSVKGSSNSHVAILARAMGVPTVMGLVDIPVNQLDGKELIVDGFEGQIFASPSADLRSFYQAICDEEDELIRGLEVLKDKPCETTDHHRVSMLVNTGLMTDVVRSLSNGAEGIGLYRTEVPFMIKDRFPSEQEQREYYREQLEAFAPNPVTMRTLDIGGDKALTYFPIQEENPFLGWRGIRVTLDHPEIFLVQVRAMLKASEGLNNLQIMLPMISNISEVEESLHLIYRVYHEVREEGYEIHMPKVGVMVEVPAAVYQIRELADRVDFLSVGSNDLTQYLLAVDRNNPRVAQLYHSYHPAVLQALVRIAQDAHSVGKPVGICGELAGDPGGALLLMAMGYDSLSMNAASLPKVKSVIRSVSREWAIQLLEDVLLLDSPHVIKSCVDLALRNAGFGRYLRPGKSTAMAVSEAAVS, encoded by the coding sequence ATGCTGAGCATTCTGCGAAGTCTTGTACAAGAGGTAAACAGCGCCCGCGATCTGCAGGAGGCGCTGGATATCATTGTATCGCGGGTGCAGAAAGCCATGGGCACGGAAGTCTGTTCCGTTTACCTGCTGGATCCGGCCACCAACCGTTACATCCTCATGGCCACCGAGGGTCTCTACCGCAAGGCGGTGGGGCAGGTCAGCCTGGCGTACTCCGAAGGCCTGGTGGGCCTGGTGGGCTCCCGGGAGGAACCCATCAACCTCGAAGATGCGCCCTCGCATCCACGTTACCGCTATTTCCCCGAGACCGGGGAGGAACGCTTTCGCTCGTTCCTGGGTGTGCCCATCATTCACCATCGTCGGGTGCTGGGTGTGCTGGTGGTGCAGCAGCGGGAGAGTTCCCGCTGCTTTGATGAGGGCGAAGAGGCCTTTCTGGTCACCGTCTCTGCCCAACTGGCCGGCGTGATTGCCCACAGTGAAGCCACCGGCGCCATCAGCGGCCTGTCCCTGACAGGTGAAGAGGCTCACGACGTCAGCTTTAACGGCGTGCCGGGTGCTCCGGGGGTGGCCATTGGCCAGAGCGTGGTGGTCTATCCCGCCGCCGACCTTGATGTGGTTCCCGAGAAGCCGACAGACGACGTAGACCAGGAACTGGAGTTGTTCCATGCCGCGGTCACCGCGGTGCGCGAGGACATCGAGCGAGTGGCGAAGCGCCTGGCGTCTCAGCTGCGCCCGGAAGAGCAGGCGCTGTTTGATGTCTACCTGAGGATGCTCGGTGACGACGCCTTGCCTGGCGAGGTGGCCAACAAGATACGCGAAGGGATCTGGGCCCAGGGCGCCCTGAAACAGGTGGTCCAGCAGTACGTGCGCCACTTCGAAATGATGGACGACCATTACCTGCAGGAACGGGCCGTGGATATCCGCGACCTGGGCCGGCGCCTGCTGTCCCACCTCCAGGAAGGTGAACAGAAGCACCTGAACTACCCGGAGCGGACGGTTCTGGTCAGCGAGGAACTGACCCCCGCCATGCTCGGTGAAGTGCCCAAGGGGCAGTTGGTGGGCCTGGTGTCGGTGAAAGGTTCGAGTAACTCCCATGTGGCGATTCTTGCCAGGGCGATGGGTGTGCCCACGGTCATGGGCCTGGTCGACATTCCGGTAAACCAGCTCGATGGCAAGGAACTGATTGTTGATGGCTTCGAGGGCCAGATTTTTGCTTCGCCGTCGGCAGATTTGCGCTCCTTTTACCAGGCGATCTGCGATGAAGAAGATGAGCTGATTCGCGGCCTGGAAGTGCTCAAGGACAAGCCCTGCGAGACCACGGATCACCACCGGGTCTCAATGCTGGTGAACACCGGCCTGATGACCGACGTGGTCCGGTCGCTCTCCAACGGTGCCGAGGGCATTGGCCTGTACCGCACCGAAGTTCCGTTCATGATCAAGGATCGCTTTCCTTCGGAGCAGGAGCAACGGGAGTATTACCGGGAGCAGTTGGAGGCGTTTGCCCCTAACCCCGTCACCATGCGTACCCTGGATATCGGTGGCGACAAGGCGCTCACCTACTTCCCCATACAGGAGGAAAACCCGTTCCTCGGGTGGCGCGGCATTCGTGTGACGCTCGACCATCCGGAGATCTTCCTGGTGCAGGTGCGGGCCATGCTCAAGGCCAGTGAAGGACTCAACAACCTGCAGATCATGCTTCCGATGATTTCCAACATTTCGGAGGTGGAGGAATCTCTGCACCTGATCTACCGGGTGTATCACGAGGTTCGGGAAGAAGGGTATGAGATCCACATGCCGAAGGTCGGTGTGATGGTGGAGGTTCCAGCGGCGGTCTATCAGATTCGTGAGCTCGCTGACCGGGTGGACTTCCTGTCGGTGGGCTCCAACGACCTCACCCAGTATTTGCTGGCGGTGGACCGCAACAACCCCAGGGTGGCGCAGCTCTATCATTCCTACCATCCTGCCGTGCTGCAGGCGCTGGTGCGCATAGCCCAGGATGCTCATTCGGTGGGCAAGCCGGTGGGTATCTGTGGAGAGCTGGCCGGTGATCCCGGCGGCGCCCTGTTATTGATGGCCATGGGTTACGACTCGCTTTCCATGAACGCCGCCAGCCTGCCGAAGGTCAAGTCGGTGATTCGCAGCGTGAGCCGGGAATGGGCAATTCAGCTCCTCGAGGATGTGCTATTGCTGGATTCGCCACACGTGATCAAGAGCTGTGTCGATCTCGCCCTGAGAAATGCCGGTTTTGGCCGCTACCTGCGCCCCGGCAAGTCCACGGCCATGGCGGTGTCGGAAGCGGCGGTTTCCTGA
- a CDS encoding SPOR domain-containing protein: MSRDYARKDRPAKASASPRSKPAKAAKPKTGRARPAPSARAQQGGLSLKWILSLAAVGGFIGFIVYLNSLPTTSRPQQPAVTQPAPKPAEKSPGVTGREEKPGFRFYEMLPESEVVPPKVEEYTPGPAQQEFNYLVQSGSFRSQQDAERQRAQIAFQGLRASIQRIDLDSGSVWYRVNVGPFTSRSQMNSAIDKLVSMNIQPLVRKIPKEG, translated from the coding sequence ATGTCCCGAGATTACGCCCGCAAGGACAGGCCCGCCAAGGCTTCGGCCTCGCCACGCAGCAAACCCGCGAAAGCGGCGAAGCCGAAGACCGGTCGCGCCAGGCCGGCACCCTCCGCCCGTGCGCAGCAAGGCGGGCTGTCCCTGAAATGGATTCTGTCACTGGCAGCGGTCGGCGGCTTTATCGGGTTCATCGTCTATCTCAACTCGCTGCCTACAACCTCACGCCCCCAGCAGCCGGCCGTTACCCAGCCAGCTCCGAAGCCGGCGGAAAAATCGCCCGGGGTGACGGGCAGGGAAGAAAAACCGGGCTTTCGCTTCTACGAGATGCTGCCCGAATCCGAGGTGGTGCCCCCGAAGGTCGAGGAGTACACGCCAGGGCCGGCGCAGCAGGAGTTCAACTATCTGGTACAGTCCGGCTCCTTCCGAAGCCAGCAAGACGCTGAGCGCCAGCGAGCCCAGATCGCCTTCCAGGGCCTTCGGGCAAGCATTCAGCGCATCGATCTCGACAGCGGTTCGGTCTGGTATCGCGTCAACGTGGGCCCGTTCACCTCACGCAGCCAGATGAATTCCGCAATCGACAAGCTGGTGTCGATGAACATTCAACCTCTCGTCCGGAAAATTCCCAAGGAGGGTTGA
- a CDS encoding primosomal protein N': protein MPLTARIALNRPLRRLFDYRIPEGMDLTQGQRVTIPFGRQQATGLVVKTGVKPPEGITLKPVAGTLEPWPALPEETFRLLSWASDYYQHPLGECLFTALPPSLRRGRKAEEKTEQWWCACNTSASLPTNAHRQRALVDWLATQPEGAPESRIVQAGFTRAQLKALLERQLARMVAPPANSHPATPIESPDRQPVLSDAQSAAASVLESSARDSFSAFLLYGITGSGKTELYLHYLKNKLEDTDQALVLVPEINLTPQTVARFEHYFGARIRVWHSALNDGERLSTWLKIRNGEPVILIGTRSAVLLPFTNLRAIIVDEEHDSSYKQGEGFRYSGRDMAVYRAHLNRCPIILGSATPSLESVHNARQDKYRLVRLETRANNATSPDISLLDIRSRPLEGGLSRPALNAIEQTLERGEQALVFVNRRGFAPVMMCFDCGHIIECPRCDTRLTYHRRDRAMRCHHCDYQTAATDHCPKCQSEAFKPVGQGTERTEDILASAFPETPVVRVDRDSTQRKGSIQSILKTVNSGKPCVLVGTQMLAKGHDFPNVTLVVVVNADGGLFSVDFRAPEQLIQTLLQVSGRAGRGSKPGKVLVQTCHSDHPLLKTLCQGRYLDMADQLLDEREEGRFPPFRAMAIFRAEADTMANSLQVLDNIKSLASAPGIDVWGPLPAIIARRADRHRAQLILNANNRSVLNRLLTQICQHLDQQKLPAGARWMIDVDPQETG, encoded by the coding sequence GTGCCCCTGACAGCACGTATTGCCCTCAATCGCCCCCTGCGCCGACTGTTTGACTACCGGATTCCGGAGGGAATGGATCTGACGCAGGGCCAGCGGGTCACGATTCCGTTTGGTCGACAGCAGGCCACCGGGCTCGTAGTTAAAACCGGAGTCAAGCCACCCGAAGGCATCACACTCAAACCGGTTGCCGGGACTCTGGAGCCCTGGCCAGCCCTGCCGGAAGAAACGTTTCGCCTGCTGAGCTGGGCCAGCGACTATTACCAACACCCTCTGGGGGAGTGCCTGTTCACCGCACTGCCTCCTTCCTTGAGGCGGGGGCGAAAGGCGGAAGAGAAAACCGAACAGTGGTGGTGCGCCTGCAACACCTCGGCCAGTCTGCCCACCAACGCCCATCGCCAGCGTGCCCTGGTGGATTGGCTGGCCACCCAGCCGGAGGGCGCCCCTGAAAGCCGTATTGTTCAGGCCGGCTTTACCCGCGCCCAGTTGAAAGCACTCCTTGAACGGCAACTGGCCAGGATGGTTGCACCCCCAGCCAACAGCCACCCGGCAACCCCGATTGAGTCCCCGGACCGACAGCCCGTTCTTTCCGATGCGCAAAGCGCGGCGGCTTCGGTGCTTGAAAGCAGCGCACGAGACAGCTTCAGCGCCTTCCTTCTATACGGCATCACCGGTAGCGGCAAAACCGAGCTCTATCTGCATTATCTAAAAAACAAACTCGAGGACACAGACCAGGCCCTGGTACTGGTGCCGGAGATCAACCTGACCCCTCAGACCGTTGCCCGCTTCGAGCACTATTTCGGCGCCCGAATTCGCGTCTGGCACTCGGCACTGAACGATGGCGAACGCTTGAGCACCTGGCTAAAAATTCGCAACGGCGAGCCGGTGATCCTGATTGGCACCCGCTCGGCCGTCCTGCTGCCGTTCACCAATCTGCGCGCCATTATTGTCGACGAAGAGCACGACAGCTCCTACAAGCAGGGCGAGGGCTTTCGCTATTCCGGGCGGGACATGGCCGTTTATCGCGCCCACCTGAATCGCTGCCCTATTATCCTTGGGTCCGCCACCCCATCGCTGGAGTCTGTCCACAATGCCCGGCAGGACAAATATCGGCTGGTGCGCCTGGAAACCCGGGCAAACAATGCCACCTCACCTGACATCAGCCTGCTGGACATCCGCAGCCGCCCGCTGGAAGGCGGCCTTTCACGGCCAGCTCTCAACGCCATTGAACAGACCCTTGAGCGCGGCGAACAGGCACTGGTGTTCGTTAATCGTCGGGGTTTTGCGCCGGTGATGATGTGTTTTGACTGCGGCCACATCATCGAGTGCCCGCGTTGCGACACCCGACTCACCTACCACCGCCGCGATCGGGCCATGCGCTGCCACCATTGCGACTATCAGACCGCCGCCACGGACCACTGCCCCAAGTGCCAGAGCGAAGCGTTCAAACCGGTAGGCCAGGGAACCGAAAGAACCGAGGACATTCTGGCATCCGCGTTCCCGGAGACCCCCGTGGTGCGGGTGGATCGCGACAGTACCCAGCGCAAGGGCAGCATCCAGAGCATTCTCAAGACTGTCAACAGCGGCAAGCCCTGCGTTTTGGTGGGCACTCAGATGCTCGCCAAGGGTCATGACTTCCCAAACGTTACGCTGGTGGTCGTGGTCAACGCAGATGGCGGACTTTTCAGTGTCGATTTTCGCGCACCAGAACAGCTGATCCAGACACTGCTTCAGGTCAGCGGCCGCGCCGGACGTGGCTCGAAGCCGGGCAAAGTCCTGGTGCAGACTTGCCACAGCGATCACCCCCTATTGAAGACCCTGTGCCAGGGCCGCTATCTGGACATGGCCGACCAGCTGCTTGACGAACGGGAAGAAGGCCGGTTTCCCCCGTTCCGGGCCATGGCCATCTTTCGCGCGGAAGCCGACACCATGGCCAACAGCCTGCAGGTGCTCGACAATATCAAGTCGCTGGCCAGCGCTCCGGGCATTGATGTCTGGGGTCCGCTACCGGCCATCATTGCCCGGCGTGCGGACCGGCACAGGGCCCAACTGATCCTGAACGCAAATAACCGCAGTGTCCTGAATCGCCTGCTCACCCAGATCTGCCAGCACCTCGACCAGCAAAAACTGCCCGCCGGCGCACGCTGGATGATTGACGTGGACCCGCAGGAAACCGGATGA
- the argS gene encoding arginine--tRNA ligase has product MKETVSELLQSALAALQSDGTLPADQTFTPQVGNTKDKSHGDYACNIALVASKAAGCAPRQLAEALVANMPASKAVDKVEIAGPGFINFFMSTASAFEVVETILDQAERFGRNNQGKGEKVQVEFVSANPTGPLHVGHGRGAAIGDCLCRLLEANGYNVTREFYYNDAGAQINNLALSVQARVKGLTPEDDSWPADGYRGDYIVDVARAYLAGETVTADDRAVTAKADPEDQDAIREFAVAYLRREQDLDLKAFGVQFDVYFLESSLYEHGKVEATVKRLQDNGYTYEQDGAMWLKTTEFGDDKDRVMRKKDGGYTYFLPDVAYHLDKWQRGYTTVINEQGADHHSTVTRVRAGLQALNAGIPQGWPDYVLHQMVMVTRSGQEVKISKRAGSYVTVRDLIDEVGRDATRFFLAARRVDSQLTFDIDLARSQTNENPVYYIQYAHARICSVLRKLAEEGETRGRNECIGDLSLLTLDEEKDLANQLAKYPELIANSAAQREPHHLTHYLRELAGQFHTYYNAHKVLIEDKALRDARVSLYLAIRQVIANGLDLLGVSAPEEM; this is encoded by the coding sequence ATGAAAGAGACCGTTTCCGAACTGCTCCAGTCTGCACTGGCGGCCCTTCAATCCGATGGTACCCTGCCAGCGGACCAGACCTTCACGCCGCAGGTTGGCAACACCAAGGACAAATCCCATGGGGACTACGCCTGCAACATTGCCCTGGTGGCCTCCAAGGCTGCGGGCTGCGCACCTCGCCAGCTGGCAGAGGCGCTGGTGGCGAACATGCCAGCCAGTAAGGCCGTGGACAAGGTGGAAATCGCCGGGCCGGGCTTCATCAACTTTTTCATGAGCACGGCGAGCGCCTTCGAAGTTGTTGAAACCATCCTCGACCAGGCGGAGCGATTCGGTCGCAACAATCAGGGCAAGGGCGAGAAAGTGCAGGTGGAATTTGTCTCGGCCAACCCGACCGGCCCTCTGCATGTGGGCCACGGGCGTGGAGCGGCCATTGGTGACTGCCTGTGCCGGCTGCTCGAAGCCAACGGTTACAACGTTACCCGGGAGTTCTACTACAACGACGCCGGAGCCCAGATCAATAACCTGGCGCTGTCGGTCCAGGCCCGGGTGAAAGGCCTGACGCCAGAGGATGACAGCTGGCCGGCGGACGGCTACCGGGGCGATTACATTGTGGACGTGGCCAGGGCTTATCTTGCTGGTGAAACCGTTACCGCAGACGACCGTGCAGTGACGGCCAAAGCTGACCCAGAGGATCAGGATGCGATCCGTGAGTTCGCCGTCGCCTACTTGCGCCGGGAGCAGGACCTGGACCTGAAAGCCTTCGGGGTTCAGTTCGATGTCTACTTCCTCGAATCCTCCCTCTACGAGCACGGCAAGGTGGAGGCCACGGTCAAGCGCTTGCAGGACAACGGCTACACCTACGAACAGGACGGCGCCATGTGGCTGAAAACCACAGAATTCGGCGACGACAAGGACAGGGTGATGCGCAAGAAGGACGGTGGCTACACCTACTTCCTGCCGGATGTGGCCTACCACCTGGACAAATGGCAGCGCGGCTATACCACCGTGATCAACGAGCAGGGCGCCGACCATCACTCCACGGTTACCCGGGTGCGTGCGGGGCTCCAGGCCCTGAATGCCGGCATCCCGCAGGGCTGGCCCGACTACGTGCTGCACCAGATGGTGATGGTTACCCGCTCCGGCCAGGAGGTGAAGATCTCGAAGCGGGCCGGCAGCTACGTGACCGTTCGTGACCTGATCGACGAAGTGGGCCGCGACGCCACGCGCTTCTTCCTGGCGGCCCGTCGGGTGGACTCACAGTTGACCTTTGATATCGATCTGGCCCGCTCCCAGACCAATGAAAACCCGGTCTATTACATTCAGTATGCCCATGCCCGTATCTGCAGCGTACTGCGCAAACTGGCAGAGGAAGGCGAGACCCGAGGCCGCAACGAGTGCATTGGTGATCTGTCGCTGCTGACCCTGGATGAGGAAAAGGACCTGGCCAACCAACTGGCCAAGTACCCGGAACTGATCGCCAACTCCGCGGCCCAGCGTGAGCCTCATCATCTCACGCATTATCTGCGGGAACTGGCTGGCCAGTTCCACACATACTACAACGCCCACAAGGTGCTGATAGAGGACAAGGCTCTGCGCGACGCCCGAGTAAGTCTCTATCTGGCAATCAGGCAGGTCATCGCCAACGGGCTCGACCTGCTGGGCGTCAGCGCTCCGGAAGAGATGTAA
- the hslV gene encoding ATP-dependent protease subunit HslV — protein MTTILSVRRDDEVAMGGDGQVSLGNTVMKGNARKVRRLYNGKVIAGFAGGTADAFTLFERFEAQLEKHQGNLTRAAVELAKDWRTDRALRRLEALLAVADKTASLIITGNGDVIEPEQGLIAIGSGGPFAQASARALLENTDLSAHEIVEKGLDIAADICIYTNHNRTLEVLSANE, from the coding sequence ATGACTACCATTCTGTCGGTCCGACGTGATGACGAAGTTGCCATGGGTGGCGACGGCCAGGTTTCCCTGGGGAACACCGTGATGAAGGGCAATGCCCGAAAGGTACGCCGCCTCTACAACGGCAAAGTAATTGCCGGTTTTGCCGGCGGGACGGCGGACGCCTTCACCCTGTTTGAGCGCTTCGAGGCCCAGCTGGAGAAACACCAGGGCAACCTGACCCGGGCTGCCGTCGAACTTGCGAAGGACTGGCGCACCGACCGGGCCCTTCGCAGACTGGAGGCCTTGTTGGCGGTGGCCGACAAGACCGCATCCCTGATCATAACCGGCAATGGTGATGTCATTGAGCCGGAACAGGGCCTGATTGCCATTGGCTCCGGCGGCCCTTTTGCCCAGGCATCAGCTCGGGCCCTGCTTGAGAATACCGACCTGTCTGCCCACGAGATTGTCGAGAAGGGCCTGGATATTGCCGCCGACATCTGCATCTACACCAACCACAATCGCACCCTTGAAGTGCTCTCTGCCAACGAGTGA
- a CDS encoding patatin-like phospholipase family protein produces the protein MTSPTDPQSAPRIGLALGGGGPLGGIYEIGALRALDEALDGLDFNNIDVYVGVNAGSFVAANLANQMTTAQLCRIFVRNEAEVHPFHPEVFYRPAFREIGSRLLAVPGLLATAMSRFINNPYDQSLLEAMTILAQAAPAGLFDNEGLHEYLKRAFTMLGRTNDFRQLKRSLYIVAADVESTEAVCFGAPGFDHVPISRAIQASTSSPGLYVPVDIDGRYYVDGTLRKGLHASVAFEDGADLVFAVNPQVPIDASAAVRAGSMKPGELTRSGMPNLLSQTFRTMVYSRMQSGIAQYARDYPDKDILLFEPTRDDAKLFFSNVFSFQSRRMVCEHAYQMTRRDLLERADQLEPRLAKYGITLRRDRLEDEQRTISTSLYGEMLPLYVAKGRKRKADKGKLASGLENVTHLFSKAE, from the coding sequence ATGACGTCGCCAACTGATCCTCAATCCGCTCCCCGCATTGGGCTGGCCCTCGGTGGCGGCGGCCCGTTGGGGGGTATCTACGAGATCGGAGCCCTGCGGGCCCTGGATGAGGCCCTCGACGGTCTCGACTTCAACAACATCGATGTCTACGTTGGCGTTAATGCCGGGTCCTTTGTCGCTGCTAACCTGGCTAACCAGATGACCACGGCGCAGCTCTGCCGAATATTCGTGCGTAACGAAGCCGAGGTGCATCCGTTCCATCCGGAAGTGTTCTATCGCCCGGCGTTCCGTGAAATTGGCAGCCGGTTGCTGGCGGTGCCGGGCTTGCTTGCCACCGCCATGAGCCGCTTCATCAACAACCCGTACGACCAGAGCCTGCTTGAGGCCATGACTATCCTGGCCCAGGCGGCACCGGCGGGCCTGTTCGATAACGAGGGGCTGCACGAGTACCTCAAGCGGGCCTTTACCATGCTGGGTCGTACCAACGACTTCCGCCAGCTCAAGCGCAGCCTCTACATTGTGGCGGCGGATGTCGAGAGCACCGAGGCGGTCTGTTTTGGCGCACCGGGCTTTGATCACGTGCCCATTTCCAGGGCCATCCAGGCCAGTACCTCGTCACCCGGGCTCTACGTACCGGTGGATATTGACGGTCGCTATTATGTGGATGGAACCCTGCGCAAGGGACTGCACGCCTCCGTGGCCTTCGAGGACGGCGCGGATCTGGTGTTTGCGGTCAACCCGCAGGTGCCGATAGACGCCAGTGCCGCCGTGCGGGCCGGCTCCATGAAGCCCGGAGAGCTTACTCGTTCAGGTATGCCGAACCTGCTTTCGCAGACGTTCCGGACCATGGTCTACTCCAGAATGCAGTCGGGTATTGCCCAGTATGCGAGGGATTACCCCGACAAGGACATACTGCTGTTCGAGCCGACACGGGATGACGCCAAGCTGTTCTTCTCCAATGTGTTCAGCTTCCAGTCCAGGCGAATGGTGTGTGAGCACGCGTACCAGATGACGCGCCGGGATCTGTTGGAGCGGGCTGACCAGCTGGAACCTCGGCTGGCCAAATACGGCATCACCCTGAGACGGGATCGTCTGGAAGACGAGCAACGAACCATCAGTACCAGCCTTTACGGTGAAATGCTGCCGCTTTATGTGGCCAAGGGGAGGAAGAGGAAGGCCGACAAGGGCAAGCTGGCCTCAGGGCTGGAGAACGTGACCCACCTTTTCTCTAAGGCTGAATAA
- the hslU gene encoding ATP-dependent protease ATPase subunit HslU — protein MSAMTPREIVHELNKHIVGQEEAKRAVAIALRNRWRRMQLDSSLREEITPKNILMIGPTGVGKTEIARRLAKLADAPFLKVEATKFTEVGYVGRDVESIVRDLADMAIKMLREAEMKRHENRALDAAEERILDALIPPPRDFGEDSQRSSDSSTRQLFRKKLREGELDDKEIEIDLRNSGAGVEIMAPPGMEEMTSQLQNMFSSLSSDKRKTRKMKVSDALKRVKEEEAAKLVNEEEIKQKAIQAVEQNGIVFIDEIDKVAKRSENTSSDVSREGVQRDLLPLIEGSTVSTKYGAVRTDHILFIASGAFHLSKPSDLIPELQGRLPIRVELQALTPEDFKRILTEPDASLVQQYEALMATEGVKLTFGEDAIARIAEVAWKVNESTENIGARRLHTVLERLLETLSFDAGDQVTDTFEVTADYVDEKLGELSEDEDLSRYIL, from the coding sequence ATGTCTGCAATGACTCCCCGTGAGATTGTCCACGAGCTCAACAAACACATCGTGGGCCAGGAAGAAGCAAAACGGGCGGTGGCCATCGCCCTGCGTAACCGCTGGCGCCGGATGCAGCTCGACAGCAGCCTGCGCGAAGAGATTACCCCCAAGAACATTCTGATGATCGGCCCCACCGGTGTCGGCAAAACCGAAATCGCCCGGCGTCTGGCCAAGTTGGCCGATGCGCCCTTCCTGAAGGTGGAAGCCACCAAATTCACCGAAGTAGGCTATGTTGGCCGTGATGTGGAATCCATTGTTCGGGATCTCGCTGACATGGCCATCAAGATGCTTCGAGAAGCGGAGATGAAGCGGCACGAGAACCGGGCGCTGGATGCCGCGGAAGAACGCATTCTCGATGCCCTGATTCCGCCACCCCGGGACTTCGGAGAGGACAGCCAGCGCAGCTCCGACTCCTCGACACGCCAACTGTTCCGGAAGAAACTCCGCGAAGGTGAACTGGACGACAAGGAGATCGAGATTGACCTCCGCAACTCCGGCGCCGGCGTCGAGATCATGGCACCGCCGGGGATGGAGGAGATGACCAGCCAGCTGCAGAACATGTTCTCCAGCCTCTCCTCGGACAAGCGCAAGACTCGCAAGATGAAGGTGTCGGACGCCCTGAAGCGGGTCAAGGAAGAAGAAGCCGCGAAGCTGGTCAACGAGGAAGAGATCAAGCAGAAGGCCATCCAGGCTGTGGAACAGAATGGCATCGTGTTTATCGACGAGATCGACAAGGTGGCCAAGCGTTCGGAAAACACCTCCTCGGACGTCTCTCGGGAGGGCGTACAGCGGGACCTGCTGCCCCTGATCGAAGGCAGCACGGTGAGCACCAAATACGGCGCGGTCCGCACCGACCACATACTGTTTATCGCTTCGGGCGCCTTCCACCTGTCCAAGCCGTCGGATCTGATTCCGGAACTGCAGGGCCGTCTGCCGATTCGCGTGGAACTTCAGGCCCTGACACCGGAGGATTTCAAACGCATTCTGACCGAACCGGACGCCTCACTGGTTCAGCAATACGAGGCGCTGATGGCCACCGAGGGCGTGAAGCTGACCTTTGGCGAGGATGCCATTGCCAGGATTGCCGAAGTGGCCTGGAAGGTTAACGAGAGCACCGAGAACATCGGGGCGCGACGCCTTCATACGGTACTGGAGCGACTGCTGGAGACCCTGTCTTTCGATGCCGGTGACCAGGTGACCGACACCTTCGAGGTGACCGCTGACTACGTGGACGAAAAGTTGGGCGAGTTGTCCGAGGACGAGGACCTGAGTCGCTATATTCTGTAA